In the Saccharococcus thermophilus genome, TCATAATGGCCGTATAACTGATGGCGCTTAAAGTAGTATTCATTATCGATAAAATAGTAAACAATCCCTTCATGCTCCAGCATTTCGATTCCGCAATACTGCCGACGCCACCCGACTCTGACGACCATCTCGGCAATTTTTTTCATCGCTTTTTTAAATTCTGTCGGAATGGTTTCATATTTAGGCATGATGACACCAACATCCGTCCCCAATTTGCGCAATTGTTTCGGCAACGCTCCCGCGACATCCGCCAGCCCCCCCGATTTGGCAAATGGGACGCATTCCGATACAACAAATAGCACCTTCACTGATTCATCAGCTCTCCTTGTACGGTTCCTTTGCGAATCACAAACGGATGCCGATCTGTTCCTCGTAAAGAAACTCCGTTTTCAATTTTTGCATCTTTATCCACAATGACTGAATCAAGGTAACATTGCTCGCCAATTTGACTTTTTTGCATAATGATGCTGTTTTTGATCACTGCACCCTTTCCAATTTTAACCGAACGGAAAATAATGCTGTTTTCTACATGTCCTTCAACAATGCAGCCGTTGGCAACGAACGAATTTTTTACAACCGCTTTTTCCGTATATTTCGTCGGCGGCTCATCTTTCACTTTCGTATAAATTGGCCGCTCAGGAAGAAATAACTGCCGCCAAATATCCCTATTTAGCAATTCCATACTATGCCGAAAATAGCTCTCCACCGAATCGATGACAGCTGCATATCCGTTATGTTCATAAGTGCAAATTTTGTAAGAATGGCGATAATCGCGTACAACATCAACAATGCTGCAATATCCCGTCTGCTTATAATTAGCAATTAAATCAAGCAGCAATGACGTTTCTAACACGTACATCTCCAGCGAACGCCCTTGATAACGGATTTCGGTAATATCGCATTCGTTCGCAATATGACGCTCAAGCACCGCTTCATAATCGATATTGCAAACGGTATGGCTATTGCAAATAACCGCGTATTTTTGCCTGCTGCGCAAAAAATAGTCGATATGTTGTTCAAAATGGGCAAACGCCCCGACATGATGGGTTGAAATGGACAAATCGGGAGATGGAAAGAAAAATAATCCGTCACGTTTGCGGTTTAAATCCCAGTTTTTTCCCGAATTTAGATGATCCATTAACGAACGGTATTGATATTTTGGAAAAATGGCCACACTTTCGATCCCGGAGTTCACCATGCTCGACAATACAAAATCAATCAATCGGTACCTCCCCGCAAACGGCACCGCCGCTACAGAACGATGCAGCGCCAGCGGCTGAAGCGGCTCGATATACGTCGTTGCATCAATAACTCCCAGCATCCATTCGTTATTCATAGCTGCTCATCCTTTCTGCATATTTTCCACGTTCTGTTCTTTTAACCATTCCTCTGTAACAAGGAGAACATCATCCGGGCAAATAACCGAGTGCGGCGGAATTTCGATATTCGGCGGCACGATCGCTCTTTCGATATATACCCCTTCGCCAATCACCGCGTCCGGCATAATCACGCAATCTTTCACCACCGCTCCCTTGCGAATATGAACACCTTGAAACAATACGGAGTGTTCGACATTCCCTTCTACCATACATCCCTCGTTCACAAGCGAATGAATGACAATGGCTTCATCGGAAATGTATTGTGGCGGCTGATTCGGATTGACAGAATAAATCCGCCATGAACGATCAAATAAATTTAGTTGATTTCCTTCGTCCAGCAAATCCATATTCGCTTCCCATAAACTTTTCACTGTGCCGACATCTTTCCAGTAGCCTTTAAACGGATAAGCAACAAGCCGCTTTTTCTCACGAAGCAATAACGGAATCACATCTTTGCCGAAATCATGGCTCGAATGCGGATTGGCGTTGTCAATTCGCAAATATTTCTTTAAAAGCGGCCAATTAAAAATATAAATCCCCATCGAAGCGAGATTGCTTTTTGGATTCGCCGGTTTCTCCTCAAATTCGATAATTTCCATTTGTTCATTTGTGTTCATAATGCCGAACCGGCTTGCTTCCGACCACGGCACTTCGATGACGGAAATGGTTACATCCGCTTGTTTCGCAATATGATAGTCCAGCATTTTGCGATAATCCATTTTATAAATATGGTCTCCTGATAACACTAGCACGTAATCAGGATCATATTGTTCAATATAATTGATATTTTGATAAATCGCATTGGCCGTTCCCTCATACCACTTCACACCAGATGATACCGAGTACGGTGGAAGAACGGTAACGCCGCCATTTCTCCGGTCCAAATCCCAAGCGCTGCCGATGCCGATATAAGAGTGGAGAAGAAGCGGCTGGTACTGTGTTAACACTCCGACCGTATCAATGCCTGAATTGGTACAGTTGCTCAAGGTAAAATCAATAATCCGATATTTGCCGCCAAACGGAACGGCTGGTTTCGCAATGTTTTTCGTCAAAGAACATAAACGGCTACCTTGCCCTCCGGCCAATAACATGGCGATGCATTTTTTCTTCCTCATTCTTTTTTCTCTCCCCTCGTTTTTTCACTGGCCGTAAAATAGAAATGCCAAACGGCGGAATCGTCATCCGAACGTGATACGGTTTTCCATGAAACGGCTCGTTGATCGCTGCAACCCGTTTTGTATTGACGTTTCCCCATCCCCCAAACTCGGCGGCATCGCTGTTGAGGATTTCCCGATATGTCGTAAACAACGGGACACCAACTTTATAATCGTGGTATGTTTTATTTGTGAAATTACAAACAATGACAAGCAAATCGTTCTCTTTTTTTCCGCGTCGAATGAAGGAAAAAATGCTCTGTTCGGCATTATGCACATCAATCCACTCAAATCCGTCTGGAGAATGATCTAGTTCATAGAGAGGCTTATAACGCTTATAGCATTTTAACAATTGCTGCATATAATGATTCATATTGCGGTGCATATCAAAGTCAAAAAGCATCCAATCAAGCTGCTCGAGGTCCTTCCATTCATCAAATTGCGCGAATTCCCCGCCCATAAACAGCAGTTTCTTGCCAGGGTGCGCCAACAAATACCCATACAATAACCGCAGCTGCGCAAACTTTTCCTCATAGGATCCCGGCATTTTATTTAAGAGCGACTTCTTGCCGTGCACCACTTCATCGTGGGAAAAAGGCAAAATGAAATTTTCCGAATACGCGTACAAAAGGGAAAACGTTACTTTATTGTGCACATATTTGCGCTGTTCCGGCGGAGTTTCCATGTATGTCAAAATATCGTTCATCCAGCCCATGTTCCATTTGTAGTTGAACCCTAATCCGCCGTCATACGTCGGAGCCGTCACACGAGGCCAGTCTGTTGAATCTTCGGCAATCATTAATATGTTCGGATCATAGGCGAATACCGTTTCATTTAATTTTTGCAAAAACTCCACGGCATACGTATTTTTGTATAGCACATCACTGTTTGGCCAATATAACATATTGGCGACGGCATCTACGCGAAATCCGTCCACATGGAAATATTCCATCCAAAATAACGCATTGGAAATCAAAAAACTGCGGACTTCCGGCCTGCCAAGGTCAAAGTTTGCCGTTCCCCATACGTAATTTTCCCGGTCCTGCATGTTGGCATATTCATAGGCGGGAGCACCGTCAAACATATATAGCCCGTGGGCATCTTTGCAAAAATGGCCAGGAACCCAATCAAGAATGACACCAATCCCCGCTTGATGGCAACGATCGATAAAATGCATCAAATCGTGCGGAGTCCCGTAGCGGCTCGTTGCCGAATAATACCCCGTTCCTTGGTACCCCCAAGAACGGTCGAGCGGATGCTCAACAAGCGGAAGCAACTCAATATGAGTAAATCCATGTTCCAACACATACGGGATTAACTCATCCGCCATCTCTTGATATGTATAAAAACTGCTGTCCGCTTTCTTTTTCCATGAACCAAAGTGGAGCTCATAAATGAACAAAGGCTGTTCATAAATTCGCTTTCGCTGCTTTTTCCGCTGCCAGGCCTGATCTTTCCATCGATATCCTTTCATATTGTAGACAATGGAGGCGGTGTGAGGACGCAATTCGGAGTAAAATGCGTAAGGGTCGGATTTTAACAAAACATTCCCATTCTTAGTAATGATCTCATATTTATATAAATGCCCTTCTAAATTTTCGGGAATAAAAATGGTCCATACACCTTGATCGCTGATTTTGATAAAATGAAAATTAGTTCCGTTCCATTCGTTAAAACTGCCGACTAATCGCACTTCACGGGCATTTGGAGCCCATACGCAAAAACGCGTTCCAACCATTCCATCCTGTTTAATGACATGGGCGCCAAACAGTTCATAACTTTTATATAAGCTGCCTTCATGAAACAAGTAAATTTCTAAATCAGTAGGGCTGACGGCAATCAATTAGTATCGCATCCTTTCCTAAAGGTTCTTACAGTATGTTACTTATATTCTACAAACGTGGATAAATTCCTTGATAAAGAATTTTATACTTTTTGACAATATTCAACATTTGATATTTTCCATTCGACAAAAAAATTTTTTGCACCATTGCTAAGAACTATATTATAATATATACCCGTGGTGCTAGATAAAATCAGACAAGCATAAAAATAGCCCTTGCATGAGGATCTCCTTAAAATGAAAGTGCAACCAAACATCAAAAGGAGAAGTTCCCATGCAAGAGCACTTTCATTTTACAACAGATCGTGTCAAACTTCAAAAACAATATGCATCGATTTTGCTTTTTGTATCGGCTCAACTATCGAGTATCCAGATTCATCTTCAACGTCGAAATCGTCATTTGTTGAAACAGAAAGACGAAGTCATCATCACCATCCATGTCCTTGGAAAGTTGTTGGGCTTCACTTCCGAACGGGCTTGGCACCGGTTTGTGATTGGGAATTTGTTTCCCAAGGCCTTGTTCCCTGAGCGTTCTCGGTACAACCGTCGCTGCCGAGCGCTTAGCTTTGCGATCAAGTGGATTCGACACCAGTTGGCCAAGCGCGGGCAACACCATGCGTATGCGGTCGTGGACAGCTTGCCGATCGAGCTGTGTCATTCAGCTCGAATGCATCGCGTCAAACGATTCCGTGGAATTGCCGATATTGGCTATTGTGCTTCCAAAAGGATCACTTTCTATGGGTTGAAACTTCACCTGCAGGTCACCGACCAAGGGCTTCCGATGGGATATGTTGTCACCGAAGCGTCTTGTCACGACCGGGTGGCCGCTGAAACCGTCATGACGCAAATTCCACATCCGTATAACCTCGGTGACAAAGGGTATATCAGCCAAAAGCTGCAAAAGAAGCTGTACGAAGAGCACCGGGTCGCTTTTTGGACGCCCGTTCGAAAAAATCAGCGAATTCGCCAATCGGACGCATGGAAACAGTGGATGAAGCGAAAACGTAAAGTGGTGGAAACCGTGTTTTCGATTTTAGTCGATTCGTATCGGATCACCGAGATTCGAGCGAACTCGGTTTCTGGATTTGAAACGGCGCTGGATGGTATTTTACTGGCTTACTCCCTTGTTGTTCTTGGGCTAGTTGAGTGTTAAAACTCAACTAGCACCACGGGTAATTATTATAAAAAAAGAGGTGTACTATGCCACCAATCCAATACGATTACCATCATCTTCCACATGTCAAAACACAAAACCAATCGAAAAAAACACTTTGGATTACTCTTGGATTAACATTGTTTTTTACGATTGTGGAAATTGTCGGGGGACTGCTGTCCAATTCTTTAGCGCTGCTTTCCGACTCCGCTCATATGGCATCCGACGTATTGGCGCTCGGACTTAGTATGGTCGCCCTTTACCTCGCGACACGTCCGCCCAATCAACGTTTTACCTTTGGTTATTTGCGCTTTGAGATCATTACGTCCTTTTTAAACGGACTTACGTTAACCGTTATTGCTATTGGAATTCTCTGGGAAGGGATTCAGCGGTTTATTTCTCCTGAGCCAATCGACTTTCGCTTGATGTTGACGATTTCAACGATTGGACTCATCGTAAATCTCGTATTGACCATCGTCCTGAGCCGCAGCACAAAAGAAGAAGAAAATTTAAATATTAAAAGCGCCTTATGGCACTTTATCGGCGATTTACTCAGCTCGATCGGCGTGATTATTTCGGCAGTGCTCATTTACTTGACCGGCTTTTATTTCTTCGATCCGCTCATCAGCATTATTATCGCTGGCATCATTTTTACAGGCGGGGCGAAGATTATTCGCGAATCCTATCTCATTTTAATGGAAGCCGTCCCTGATCAGTTTGACCTTGAACAAATTCGCAAGGACATTCACCAAGTCGAAGGCGTCGAAGATGTGCATGACATGCATTTATGGGCCGTTTCCACCGACCATTATTCGCTAACCGCGCACGTTTTTATCAACGAACACATTCAGCCGTTTTGCGTCATCTTAGCCATCAATGATATGCTAAACGAAAAATACGGCATTAAGCATACCACCATCCAAGT is a window encoding:
- the glgD gene encoding glucose-1-phosphate adenylyltransferase subunit GlgD, whose amino-acid sequence is MNNEWMLGVIDATTYIEPLQPLALHRSVAAVPFAGRYRLIDFVLSSMVNSGIESVAIFPKYQYRSLMDHLNSGKNWDLNRKRDGLFFFPSPDLSISTHHVGAFAHFEQHIDYFLRSRQKYAVICNSHTVCNIDYEAVLERHIANECDITEIRYQGRSLEMYVLETSLLLDLIANYKQTGYCSIVDVVRDYRHSYKICTYEHNGYAAVIDSVESYFRHSMELLNRDIWRQLFLPERPIYTKVKDEPPTKYTEKAVVKNSFVANGCIVEGHVENSIIFRSVKIGKGAVIKNSIIMQKSQIGEQCYLDSVIVDKDAKIENGVSLRGTDRHPFVIRKGTVQGELMNQ
- a CDS encoding glucose-1-phosphate adenylyltransferase; protein product: MRKKKCIAMLLAGGQGSRLCSLTKNIAKPAVPFGGKYRIIDFTLSNCTNSGIDTVGVLTQYQPLLLHSYIGIGSAWDLDRRNGGVTVLPPYSVSSGVKWYEGTANAIYQNINYIEQYDPDYVLVLSGDHIYKMDYRKMLDYHIAKQADVTISVIEVPWSEASRFGIMNTNEQMEIIEFEEKPANPKSNLASMGIYIFNWPLLKKYLRIDNANPHSSHDFGKDVIPLLLREKKRLVAYPFKGYWKDVGTVKSLWEANMDLLDEGNQLNLFDRSWRIYSVNPNQPPQYISDEAIVIHSLVNEGCMVEGNVEHSVLFQGVHIRKGAVVKDCVIMPDAVIGEGVYIERAIVPPNIEIPPHSVICPDDVLLVTEEWLKEQNVENMQKG
- the glgB gene encoding 1,4-alpha-glucan branching enzyme, whose translation is MIAVSPTDLEIYLFHEGSLYKSYELFGAHVIKQDGMVGTRFCVWAPNAREVRLVGSFNEWNGTNFHFIKISDQGVWTIFIPENLEGHLYKYEIITKNGNVLLKSDPYAFYSELRPHTASIVYNMKGYRWKDQAWQRKKQRKRIYEQPLFIYELHFGSWKKKADSSFYTYQEMADELIPYVLEHGFTHIELLPLVEHPLDRSWGYQGTGYYSATSRYGTPHDLMHFIDRCHQAGIGVILDWVPGHFCKDAHGLYMFDGAPAYEYANMQDRENYVWGTANFDLGRPEVRSFLISNALFWMEYFHVDGFRVDAVANMLYWPNSDVLYKNTYAVEFLQKLNETVFAYDPNILMIAEDSTDWPRVTAPTYDGGLGFNYKWNMGWMNDILTYMETPPEQRKYVHNKVTFSLLYAYSENFILPFSHDEVVHGKKSLLNKMPGSYEEKFAQLRLLYGYLLAHPGKKLLFMGGEFAQFDEWKDLEQLDWMLFDFDMHRNMNHYMQQLLKCYKRYKPLYELDHSPDGFEWIDVHNAEQSIFSFIRRGKKENDLLVIVCNFTNKTYHDYKVGVPLFTTYREILNSDAAEFGGWGNVNTKRVAAINEPFHGKPYHVRMTIPPFGISILRPVKKRGERKKNEEEKMHRHVIGRRAR
- a CDS encoding IS982 family transposase; its protein translation is MQEHFHFTTDRVKLQKQYASILLFVSAQLSSIQIHLQRRNRHLLKQKDEVIITIHVLGKLLGFTSERAWHRFVIGNLFPKALFPERSRYNRRCRALSFAIKWIRHQLAKRGQHHAYAVVDSLPIELCHSARMHRVKRFRGIADIGYCASKRITFYGLKLHLQVTDQGLPMGYVVTEASCHDRVAAETVMTQIPHPYNLGDKGYISQKLQKKLYEEHRVAFWTPVRKNQRIRQSDAWKQWMKRKRKVVETVFSILVDSYRITEIRANSVSGFETALDGILLAYSLVVLGLVEC
- a CDS encoding cation diffusion facilitator family transporter — encoded protein: MPPIQYDYHHLPHVKTQNQSKKTLWITLGLTLFFTIVEIVGGLLSNSLALLSDSAHMASDVLALGLSMVALYLATRPPNQRFTFGYLRFEIITSFLNGLTLTVIAIGILWEGIQRFISPEPIDFRLMLTISTIGLIVNLVLTIVLSRSTKEEENLNIKSALWHFIGDLLSSIGVIISAVLIYLTGFYFFDPLISIIIAGIIFTGGAKIIRESYLILMEAVPDQFDLEQIRKDIHQVEGVEDVHDMHLWAVSTDHYSLTAHVFINEHIQPFCVILAINDMLNEKYGIKHTTIQVEHAMFHDHGSYGKAFLHKKNNGQ